DNA sequence from the Arthrobacter crystallopoietes genome:
AAAGGGCTTCGGATTCATCCAGCCCGACGACGGCAGCGCAGATGTTTTCGCGCACTTTTCTGCGATCAATTCGGGTGGCTACCGGTCCCTCGAAGAGAACCAGAAGGTTAGCTTCGAAACCGAGCAGGGCCCCAAGGGACCCCAGGCAGTAAACATCACGGTCCTCTAAATAAGGATCTGAGGCTTACGGGCCAGGAAACAGGACGGGATTTCCCGTCCTGTTTCTGTTTAAGCAGCCGGATCGTGGCCGCGTTGCAGCCACCCGCAGCCCTTCCGCCGCGCCGAGGAACCGGCCGGAGTGTTGGACAGGAGCCTCGGCGCCAAGCAGACTGTCGATATGGCGTCCGGTGCAGTTTTGCGAATCTTCACTGTCGGCCACGGCACCAGCAGCCGGGACGAACTGGCCGGGCTGCTCGCCGGAGCAGGCGTCGAAGCGCTCGTTGACGTGCGGCGCTTTCCGGGCAGCCGCAAGCACCCGGACATGGGCAAGGACGCTCTGACCAAATGGCTTCCCGACGCCGGTATCGACTACCGCTGGGAGGAGCAGTTGGGCGGCCGGCGAAGAATTCCGGCCGGCGAGCCTGAACCCGACAGTTGGTGGAAGGTGGCCGCTTTCCGCGCCTATGCCGCATACACACGGACCCCTGAGTTCGACGCAGGCCTGGAGCGGTTGCTGGACTATGCGCGGTCGCAGGCGACAACAGTAATGTGCAGCGAAACTGTCTGGTGGCGTTGCCACCGCCGGCTCATTTCCGACGTCCTGGTCCTTCGACACGGTGTCGACGTGCTCCATGTGATGCCCGGCGGCAAACTGACGCCGCACAAAGTGGCAGAGGGAGCCCGCCTAATCGGCAACATTGTCCGTTGGGACGGCCCCGTAGATTAAGCGCGCTCGACTGCACGCATGAACGAACGCGAACGCGCCCGCGGTCTTGGCCTGAATGGCGGCAGTTGCGCCACCATTCCAGCCGAAACCGCGGACGCGTCCGGAGGTCTTGAGCTTAGGTGCTGGTTACGCGAGGACGCTCAGCTTGGAGTCCTTGCGGCCGAAGAGGGCGTGATCCACCGAAACGCGTCCGGGGCCCACCAGTGCAAGAGTCAGGGCCGCGGTGCCAAGGAGGAGCACCAGTTCGTAGCCGCCGTCCATGGCGAACACGCCGGCCGGGGCGTGAACGAGGAACAAGGCACCGAGCATGTTTACGAGCAGCAGGATGGCAACCGGGCGGGTCAGCAGGCCCAGGATCAGGGCGATGCCGCCCGCCAGTTCGAGGGTGGCGACAACCGGAGCTGCGATCTCGGCGGCGGGAACGCCCATCTGGCCGAAGGAGGCCTGGGTTCCGGCGATCGTCCATTCGTTGAACTTCTGCCAGCCGTGGGCGGTAAAGAGGAAGCCGAGGACAACGCGCAGGACAGTGCGGGCGGTAGTAGTCAAAGCGAATTTGTTCATGATGTTTTCACCGTTTCTTATGGTCAAAGTATCGGCCGTCGGGAACGAGCGATAAGCATCAATTGATTGACGCTTCAATAAAAGAGTGACAGAAAAACACTTGAAGTGTCAAGTCAGGTGTCGCCGGCCCGGCTTGCCGGGCTCCAGTGCCGCCGTCGTAATCATGTTGTTGTGTCCTGGCTGTTCCTGAACATCGTCCAGCTTGCCCTGCTACAGTCCGCTTCGGATGCAGTTCGAGAACCAAGGATGAGATGACCAGCACAGTACAGGACGTTCAGGATTTCGCCGTCGAATGGTGGGGCAGGATTGCCGCGGGCTTCCGACAAGGCCCCGCGCTGGATGCGCCGGCGATAGAGCTGGTTCTCATTCTGCTGGCGGCCTTGATGCTCTCCGTGCCGCGTCCCATGTGGAGGTACTTCGGGTTGTTCGTCACCGTGGTCCACGAGCTCGGACACGCGTTTGCGGCGCTGACCACCGGGCGGATCGTCACGGGCATCCACCTGCGCTTTGACCATTCCGGGGCGATGATCAGCCGCGGCTCGGGGAAGGCCGCAGCGGCGTGGACGGGGTTCTGGGGCTATCCGGTTCCCGCCGTCGTCGGAGCCGCGCTGGTGTGGGCTGCTTTCAACGGCTGGTCCTCGCTGGCGCTGTCCGTGAGCGCGGTTCTGCTGCTGGTGACGCTGCTGTTCATCCGGAACGTCCAGGGGGCGGTCATTGCCGTTGGACTGGCGATCGTGTCCGAGCTGATGGTATTTTTCGCGCCGCCCGTGTTCCTCGGGCATGCGACGTTGGCCATCGGGATTGCGCTGCTGGTCGGGGCGGTTCGGGATTGGCTGAACGTCGTGAGCGTCCACACGCGCCGGCGCCAGCTTCTGGGCAACTCCGATGCCTACATTCTGTCCCGGCGCACGGGCCTGCCCTCCGGTGTGTGGCTGGCCGGTTTCGCCCTGGTGATTGCGGCTTCCTGTGCCGTAGCGGCGGGGACGGCCTGGTCCGCCGTCGGGCAGCTGGCCTTCCCTGTCTAATGACGGTGGTTGGTCAAGTAGCCGTCCACCCGCCCCGGCGGACAGCTACTTGACCGGCTGGGAAAGTTCAGGTACCGGGCTGGTCAGCGAGGCTGCGCGGGATTGGATGGATCTCCCTGCGATGGGGGATTGACGGGTGGCCCGGACGTCGCCGGCGATACGGGCGACCCGGTTTGGTGCCGGGTTACTTCCGGCAGATCCTGCGCCACGGAACCAGTGGGTTCTGCGCCGTTCCGCAATGCCTCGATCCGTTGTTCGAGGACCTGGGT
Encoded proteins:
- a CDS encoding cold-shock protein, translating into MATGTVKWFNAEKGFGFIQPDDGSADVFAHFSAINSGGYRSLEENQKVSFETEQGPKGPQAVNITVL
- a CDS encoding DUF488 family protein; translation: MLDRSLGAKQTVDMASGAVLRIFTVGHGTSSRDELAGLLAGAGVEALVDVRRFPGSRKHPDMGKDALTKWLPDAGIDYRWEEQLGGRRRIPAGEPEPDSWWKVAAFRAYAAYTRTPEFDAGLERLLDYARSQATTVMCSETVWWRCHRRLISDVLVLRHGVDVLHVMPGGKLTPHKVAEGARLIGNIVRWDGPVD
- a CDS encoding DoxX family protein, translating into MNKFALTTTARTVLRVVLGFLFTAHGWQKFNEWTIAGTQASFGQMGVPAAEIAAPVVATLELAGGIALILGLLTRPVAILLLVNMLGALFLVHAPAGVFAMDGGYELVLLLGTAALTLALVGPGRVSVDHALFGRKDSKLSVLA
- a CDS encoding M50 family metallopeptidase, translating into MTSTVQDVQDFAVEWWGRIAAGFRQGPALDAPAIELVLILLAALMLSVPRPMWRYFGLFVTVVHELGHAFAALTTGRIVTGIHLRFDHSGAMISRGSGKAAAAWTGFWGYPVPAVVGAALVWAAFNGWSSLALSVSAVLLLVTLLFIRNVQGAVIAVGLAIVSELMVFFAPPVFLGHATLAIGIALLVGAVRDWLNVVSVHTRRRQLLGNSDAYILSRRTGLPSGVWLAGFALVIAASCAVAAGTAWSAVGQLAFPV